From one Lotus japonicus ecotype B-129 chromosome 3, LjGifu_v1.2 genomic stretch:
- the LOC130743896 gene encoding uncharacterized protein LOC130743896 has translation MCAALCQVINSVPVVEGVDDSYVWWPEPSGVYTVQSAYKLLRAHTLGAGDPVFSLVWDSAAPSNVCGLIWRVILDQLQSKANLRKRGVIHSDEEARCSLCLQEEESTSHLLLNCPRVASVWARCYRWLGTPTVLPYDCVSHLQQHVSLQLNSKQNQLFRVIWFAVVWMVWGRRNSVIFKGASWVEDEVFDGIQMRVWFWLTGRVKGFGFSVYEWLSNPILCLQSVA, from the coding sequence ATGTGTGCTGCGTTATGCCAGGTTATTAATAGTGTGCCGGTGGTTGAGGGGGTGGATGACTCCTATGTGTGGTGGCCAGAACCAAGTGGTGTGTACACAGTGCAATCGGCTTACAAACTGCTACGTGCGCACACTCTGGGTGCTGGTGATCCGGTGTTTAGTTTGGTTTGGGACTCAGCGGCTCCGTCCAACGTGTGTGGTCTGATATGGAGGGTTATTTTGGATCAGTTGCAGTCCAAAGCAAATTTGAGGAAACGGGGAGTTATTCATTCTGATGAGGAAGCACGATGTTCACTTTGCTTGCAGGAAGAGGAGTCTACGTCGCATCTTCTTCTTAATTGTCCAAGGGTGGCTAGTGTGTGGGCACGATGCTATCGCTGGCTTGGTACTCCTACTGTGCTTCCGTATGATTGTGTTTCTCATTTGCAGCAGCATGTTAGCTTGCAGCTTAATTCGAAACAGAACCAGTTGTTTCGAGTGATTTGGTTTGCGGTTGTTTGGATGGTTTGGGGGAGGAGAAACTCGGTTATTTTCAAAGGAGCTAGTTGGGTGGAGGACGAGGTTTTTGATGGGATTCAGATGAGGGTGTGGTTTTGGTTAACGGGGAGGGTGAAGGGGTTTGGCTTTTCAGTTTATGAGTGGCTTTCAAATCCAATTTTGTGCTTACAATCGGTGGCCTGA
- the LOC130743894 gene encoding uncharacterized protein LOC130743894 → MATSTSTTDSPTDDTTMVPTPTAQSSSSTKPDFHPALAVTNIKNNIPFKLEIDKDHYALWAELFETYAHATQVLHHIIPQVGMEPPARTDTSYARWATLYSTVKQWIYSTISFDLLATVMEKGSTAMATWNRIASMFEDNQNSRAVALDQDFVSTRMEDFPNVSAYCQRLKHISDQLRNVGAPVSDHRLVLQLVSGLTEPFRGVATLIRQSEPLPPFLKVHSMLILEESDLAKMSGPAS, encoded by the coding sequence ATGGCTACATCCACCTCCACCACTGACTCTCCAACCGACGACACCACTATGGTTCCGACTCCCACGGCACAGTCGTCCTCCTCTACCAAGCCCGATTTTCATCCGGCCCTTGCTGtcaccaatatcaaaaacaacattcctTTTAAACTCGAGATCGACAAGGATCATTATGCCTTGTGGGCTGAATTGTTTGAAACTTATGCTCACGCCACTCAGGTGCTCCACCACATCATTCCTCAAGTTGGCATGGAGCCTCCTGCGCGCACCGATACTTCCTATGCCCGGTGGGCCACTCTTTACTCTACTGTCAAACAGTGGATTTATTCCACCATCTCCTTTGACCTCCTCGCCACTGTTATGGAAAAAGGTTCTACTGCTATGGCTACTTGGAACCGTATAGCTTCTATGTTTGAGGACAATCAGAACTCCCGTGCTGTCGCTCTCGACCAGGATTTCGTCTCCACTCGCATGGAGGATTTTCCTAATGTTTCGGCCTATTGTCAGCGTCTGAAACATATCTCTGATCAGTTGAGGAATGTTGGTGCCCCAGTCAGTGACCATCGTCTTGTTCTTCAGTTGGTCTCTGGTCTCACTGAGCCTTTTCGTGGTGTTGCCACCCTGATCCGTCAGAGCGAGCCTTTGCCTCCTTTCCTCAAGGTCCATTCCATGCTGATTCTAGAGGAATCTGATCTCGCCAAGATGTCAGGTCCGGCCTCTTAG
- the LOC130743897 gene encoding F-box/FBD/LRR-repeat protein At4g26340-like produces the protein MADKISMLPDDVACHILSFLPTQDVVATSLLSKRWMQQWLPVPSLYFDDRGFLKNKKPYDPALRRLKVDVFSYVDLPLLKTIYLDEVIFPEWKYVVKLLSRCPIVENMHVNYIGSFDDPPHSNENFKNLSKLVRADIHEVVEDIPLKAICNVELLRIDKYTDDVPIFPNLTHLELICGSGMNWNLVLKMLKQCPKLQNFVLNMRTCYASMVWAFPDFVPKCLSSQLMKFSVKCCKCTEGELHFVKYIMHNAGVLRAVTICTWHSIRIESKFEMLRELSLCPRSSSICEFSFK, from the exons ATGGCAGACAAAATCAGCATGTTGCCTGATGATGTCGCCTGTCacattctctcttttcttccaaCTCAAGATGTTGTTGCCACGTCTCTTCTTTCAAAGAGATGGATGCAACAATGGCTCCCAGTTCCAAGCCTCTACTTTGACGATCGAGGCtttctcaaaaacaaaaaaccataTGACCCCGCTTTAAGAA GGTTAAAGGTGGATGTATTTTCTTATGTTGACCTTCCCTTACTCAAAACTATATATTTGGATGAAGTTATCTTTCCAGAATGGAAATATGTTGTCAAACTTCTTTCTAGGTGTCCAATTGTTGAGAATATGCATGTGAACTACATAGGCTCCTTTGATGACCCTCCTCATAGTAATGAGAATTTTAAGAACTTATCTAAGTTGGTCAGAGCAGATATACATGAAGTGGTTGAAGATATTCCTCTGAAAGCAATTTGTAATGTGGAATTACTTCGCATTGACAAG TACACTGATGACGTTCCAATTTTTCCTAATCTAACTCATTTGGAGCTCATATGTGGGAGTGGTATGAACTGGAATTTGGTACTTAAAATGCTCAAGCAGTGCCCTAAGCTTCAAAATTTTGTCCTTAATATGAGGACATGTTATGCTAGTATGGTTTGGGCCTTCCCCGATTTCGTTCCAAAATGTCTGTCTTCGCAGCTTATGAAGTTCTCTGTTAAATGTTGTAAATGCACAGAAGGTGAACTGCATTTTGTTAAATATATTATGCACAATGCAGGGGTTTTAAGGGCGGTGACCATATGCACTTGGCATTCCATAAGAATAGAGAGCAAATTTGAAATGCTACGAGAATTGTCCTTATGCCCGAGGAGCTCTTCGATTTGTGAAttttcatttaaataa